In Methanomassiliicoccales archaeon, the sequence AAATAGCTTAAGGAACTTGAAACTTTGGAAGGCATGATCCAGACAATGACTCAAATAAAACGAAATGAGATCAAAAGGGTGCATGATATAATGGACCGAGTGGGATTTGAACCCACGACCTCCTGCTTGCAAAGCAGACGATCTTCCAGACTGATCTATCGGCCCGTTGAGTTGGCGTAGTATCGCAAGGTCTTTTATAAATTTCGCCCTCCCTCGGAATACTAACGGAAAGTACGACCCCAGTGAGGCCGCTTATTTGCATACAGCACCCTTAGACGCATTGGAAACAAGACGCTGATATTTCTGAAGAATCCCCTTTGTCGCTCGCATTACTGGTACGACTTTTTGAAGCCTGCTCTGGATCTCGTCATCAGGAACCAACAGTTCTAGTCTTCGTTTTGGAATATCGATAAGAATCTCATCACCATCCTGGACTGCAGCGATAGGCCCTCCCTCGTGCGCCTCCGGACTTACATGGCCAATGCACGGTCCTCTCGTCGCCCCAGAGAATCTACCATCGGTGATCAGCGCGACACTATCTGACAAGCCCATGCCAGCTATCAAGCTTGTTGGCGACAACATCTCAGGCATCCCCGGACCTCCCTTGGGTCCAACATACCTAATAACGACTACGTCTCCTCTGCTGATCTTCCTTTGCCTAATCGCTTCAATCGCTTCCTGCTCCGAATTGAAGACTTTTGCCTTGCCTTTGAATTTCAACATATTGCTACTAACAGCCGCCTGTTTCACAACAGAGCCCTCGGGTGCAAGACTGCCGTATAGAACAGCAATTCCACCTTCCCTATGAAACGGCCTTGAAAGAGGTCTTATGATCTCACTATCCAGAACAACAGCCTCGTCAGCTATCTGATATATAGTCTTCCCGGAAACGGTCATGACGTCAGCGAGTTTCTTTTTTAGCCTTTTCAAAACGGCGGGGACGCCTCCGGCTCTTTCAAAATCGCTCATGAAATAGGGCCCGCTCGGTCGCAAACTCGTAATATGGGGGATTTGTTTTGAGATTTTATCGAAGAAATCAAGTTTGATATCATAACCGAATTCTGCGGCGATTGCTGGGATGTGTAGGGCTGTGTTCGTCGATCCACCGATCGCCATGTCGACCTTTATCGCATTAAGAAATGTATCCTGGGTCACAAATTTGCTCGGCCTCATATTCTTGCGAACCATTTCGACAATACGTCGACCCGTTTCCCTTGCGATTTCTTTCTTCTTTCGGCTGATTGCAAGAGAACTCCCACAGCCTACGAGACTCAGCCCCATCGCTTCAGTGAGGCAGGCCATCGTGTTAGCCGTAAACAAACCAGCGCAGGCACCTTCCCCAGGGCATGCGTACTTCTCGACTATTGCAACTTTGTTCTCATCAGCCCTGCCCGCCGCGTATTCTCCCAAAACCTCGAAGACGCTTTGAGTATCATATTTTTGATCACCGACACAACCTTCAAGCATCGGCCCACCAGTCAAAATAATCGCTGGGATATCGAGCCTACCCACTGCC encodes:
- the ilvD gene encoding dihydroxy-acid dehydratase, encoding MRSDTVKAGLEKAPSRALFRASGVTDVDLSKPFIAIANSWNEIIPGHIHLNKLVEEVKKGVLEAGGVPFTFGVPGICDGIAMGHDGMRYALPSRETISDCVELMIQAHCFDGWVGVTNCDKITPGMLMAVGRLDIPAIILTGGPMLEGCVGDQKYDTQSVFEVLGEYAAGRADENKVAIVEKYACPGEGACAGLFTANTMACLTEAMGLSLVGCGSSLAISRKKKEIARETGRRIVEMVRKNMRPSKFVTQDTFLNAIKVDMAIGGSTNTALHIPAIAAEFGYDIKLDFFDKISKQIPHITSLRPSGPYFMSDFERAGGVPAVLKRLKKKLADVMTVSGKTIYQIADEAVVLDSEIIRPLSRPFHREGGIAVLYGSLAPEGSVVKQAAVSSNMLKFKGKAKVFNSEQEAIEAIRQRKISRGDVVVIRYVGPKGGPGMPEMLSPTSLIAGMGLSDSVALITDGRFSGATRGPCIGHVSPEAHEGGPIAAVQDGDEILIDIPKRRLELLVPDDEIQSRLQKVVPVMRATKGILQKYQRLVSNASKGAVCK